A portion of the Bufo gargarizans isolate SCDJY-AF-19 chromosome 7, ASM1485885v1, whole genome shotgun sequence genome contains these proteins:
- the LOC122943765 gene encoding protein SSUH2 homolog isoform X3, which produces MDWTDLRVVSDSPDPVRMAVTPSRTMSDFVEVDLSTPKSSPKVALVPPSKGTAVGLASLRAPQGSTVPASPLASLNTGAEQLHPRNPNGSSEEAPPSNPPPGMDASPGASGPTTVRSQCRPPVDVQVGVPQDFSQSPGNTGPIDGGQSSPSRPSGQIPASAAASCPPDRRALLITEAAAKQAFRDYGDSKFWYGSAPAKEMTIEGLQPLNTYRFSLETFTDSRTCEWVTELYTGQHVDSTNVRFVQPWEVTVAVPDMFKDRTQKMKVPNTSSVKVCAQCKGMGKNMCLRCHGTGRIQCMWCNGTGRRMQMEMCQQCYGSGTESCRMCNVTNIQNCVTCAGRGQVLTYLQLTVTWKNNKYEYISDHNSEFSSDHFSAVHGERIFTDEQLSVSPLAHFPDSSIIWASQNALEQHRTQFSSTCHVLRQRQSIELLPLTKVQYTWKGNPLNYFVYGKENKVYVQNYPQKCCCAVM; this is translated from the exons ATGGATTGGACAGACCTCCGTGTCGTCTCCGATTCCCCAG ACCCGGTAAGAATGGCTGTGACTCCATCTCGCACCATGTCGGATTTCGTTGAGGTTGATTTGAGCACTCCTAAATCCTCCCCAAAGGTAGCGCTGGTTCCCCCATCCAAGGGCACAGCAGTGGGTTTGGCATCTCTCCGTGCCCCCCAGGGCAGCACTGTACCCGCCTCGCCTCTCGCATCACTAAACACAGGCGCAGAGCAGCTTCATCCTCGCAACCCAAATGGAAGCTCAGAGGAGGCGCCGCCGTCCAACCCTCCACCTGGTATGGATGCCAGTCCAGGGGCATCAGGTCCAACCACTGTGAGGTCCCAGTGTCGCCCTCCAGTGGACGTTCAAGTAGGGGTTCCCCAGGACTTTAGCCAATCTCCTGGGAACACGGGTCCTATTGATG GTGGGCAGTCTTCACCATCTCGTCCTTCTGGCCAAATTCCTGCATCTGCCGCTGCGTCCTGCCCCCCGGACCGCAG GGCGCTCCTGATCACTGAAGCTGCAGCCAAACAAGCGTTTCGGGATTATGGTGACAGCAAATTTTGGTATGGAAGCGCGCCGGCCAAAGAGATGACGATCGAGGGGCTGCAGCCATTAAACACTTATAGG TTTTCTTTGGAGACTTTTACAGATTCGCGGACCTGCGAATGGGTGACGGAACTATATACAG GTCAGCACGTGGATTCTACAAATGTTAGGTTCGTCCAGCCCTGGGAGGTCACGGTCGCTGTACCCGACATGTTCAAGGACAGGACTCAGAAGATGAAGGTTCCTAATACGTCCTCGGTGAAG GTTtgtgcacaatgcaaagggatgGGAAAGAACATGTGCCTGAGGTGTCACGGGACCGGCCGG ATCCAGTGCATGTGGTGTAACGGGACCGGGAGACGGATGCAGATGGAGATGTGTCAGCAGTGCTACGGGAGCGGGACCGAGAG CTGTAGGATGTGTAACGTCACCAACATTCAGAACTGCGTCACCTGCGCCGGGAGGGGACAAGTCCTGACCTACctgcagctgaccgtcacctg gaaGAATAATAAATATGAATACATATCGGATCATAACTCAGAATTCTCCTCGGATCACTTCAGCGCTGTTCACGGAGAGAGGATCTTTACAGACGAACAGTTGTCG GTATCTCCACTGGCACATTTCCCAGACTCCTCCATTATTTGGGCTTCCCAGAATGCTTTGGAGCAGCACCGCACCCAGTTCTCCTCCACATGTCATGTTCTCAGACAG CGGCAGAGCATTGAATTACTTCCTCTCACCAAAGTGCAATACACCTGGAAAGGGAATCCATTAAACTACTTTGTGTATGGAAAGGAAAACAAGGTTTATGTCCAGAATTACCCCCAGAAGTGCTGCTGCGCGGTCATGTGA
- the LOC122943765 gene encoding protein SSUH2 homolog isoform X5: MSTISTGGQSSPSRPSGQIPASAAASCPPDRRALLITEAAAKQAFRDYGDSKFWYGSAPAKEMTIEGLQPLNTYRFSLETFTDSRTCEWVTELYTGQHVDSTNVRFVQPWEVTVAVPDMFKDRTQKMKVPNTSSVKVCAQCKGMGKNMCLRCHGTGRIQCMWCNGTGRRMQMEMCQQCYGSGTESCRMCNVTNIQNCVTCAGRGQVLTYLQLTVTWKNNKYEYISDHNSEFSSDHFSAVHGERIFTDEQLSVSPLAHFPDSSIIWASQNALEQHRTQFSSTCHVLRQRQSIELLPLTKVQYTWKGNPLNYFVYGKENKVYVQNYPQKCCCAVM; the protein is encoded by the exons ATGTCCACTATTTCCACAGGTGGGCAGTCTTCACCATCTCGTCCTTCTGGCCAAATTCCTGCATCTGCCGCTGCGTCCTGCCCCCCGGACCGCAG GGCGCTCCTGATCACTGAAGCTGCAGCCAAACAAGCGTTTCGGGATTATGGTGACAGCAAATTTTGGTATGGAAGCGCGCCGGCCAAAGAGATGACGATCGAGGGGCTGCAGCCATTAAACACTTATAGG TTTTCTTTGGAGACTTTTACAGATTCGCGGACCTGCGAATGGGTGACGGAACTATATACAG GTCAGCACGTGGATTCTACAAATGTTAGGTTCGTCCAGCCCTGGGAGGTCACGGTCGCTGTACCCGACATGTTCAAGGACAGGACTCAGAAGATGAAGGTTCCTAATACGTCCTCGGTGAAG GTTtgtgcacaatgcaaagggatgGGAAAGAACATGTGCCTGAGGTGTCACGGGACCGGCCGG ATCCAGTGCATGTGGTGTAACGGGACCGGGAGACGGATGCAGATGGAGATGTGTCAGCAGTGCTACGGGAGCGGGACCGAGAG CTGTAGGATGTGTAACGTCACCAACATTCAGAACTGCGTCACCTGCGCCGGGAGGGGACAAGTCCTGACCTACctgcagctgaccgtcacctg gaaGAATAATAAATATGAATACATATCGGATCATAACTCAGAATTCTCCTCGGATCACTTCAGCGCTGTTCACGGAGAGAGGATCTTTACAGACGAACAGTTGTCG GTATCTCCACTGGCACATTTCCCAGACTCCTCCATTATTTGGGCTTCCCAGAATGCTTTGGAGCAGCACCGCACCCAGTTCTCCTCCACATGTCATGTTCTCAGACAG CGGCAGAGCATTGAATTACTTCCTCTCACCAAAGTGCAATACACCTGGAAAGGGAATCCATTAAACTACTTTGTGTATGGAAAGGAAAACAAGGTTTATGTCCAGAATTACCCCCAGAAGTGCTGCTGCGCGGTCATGTGA
- the LOC122943765 gene encoding protein SSUH2 homolog isoform X4 gives MDFSHTCVTLGFSSVDNSFPLFVTRLMDWTDLRVVSDSPDPVRMAVTPSRTMSDFVEVDLSTPKSSPKVALVPPSKGTAVGLASLRAPQGSTVPASPLASLNTGAEQLHPRNPNGSSEEAPPSNPPPGMDASPGASGPTTVRSQCRPPVDVQVGVPQDFSQSPGNTGPIDGGQSSPSRPSGQIPASAAASCPPDRRALLITEAAAKQAFRDYGDSKFWYGSAPAKEMTIEGLQPLNTYRFSLETFTDSRTCEWVTELYTGQHVDSTNVRFVQPWEVTVAVPDMFKDRTQKMKVPNTSSVKVCAQCKGMGKNMCLRCHGTGRIQCMWCNGTGRRMQMEMCQQCYGSGTERKNNKYEYISDHNSEFSSDHFSAVHGERIFTDEQLSVSPLAHFPDSSIIWASQNALEQHRTQFSSTCHVLRQRQSIELLPLTKVQYTWKGNPLNYFVYGKENKVYVQNYPQKCCCAVM, from the exons atggatTTTTCCCATACATGTGTGACATTGGGTTTCAGTTCAGTAGATAATAGTTTTCCTTTATTTGTCACCAGATTAATGGATTGGACAGACCTCCGTGTCGTCTCCGATTCCCCAG ACCCGGTAAGAATGGCTGTGACTCCATCTCGCACCATGTCGGATTTCGTTGAGGTTGATTTGAGCACTCCTAAATCCTCCCCAAAGGTAGCGCTGGTTCCCCCATCCAAGGGCACAGCAGTGGGTTTGGCATCTCTCCGTGCCCCCCAGGGCAGCACTGTACCCGCCTCGCCTCTCGCATCACTAAACACAGGCGCAGAGCAGCTTCATCCTCGCAACCCAAATGGAAGCTCAGAGGAGGCGCCGCCGTCCAACCCTCCACCTGGTATGGATGCCAGTCCAGGGGCATCAGGTCCAACCACTGTGAGGTCCCAGTGTCGCCCTCCAGTGGACGTTCAAGTAGGGGTTCCCCAGGACTTTAGCCAATCTCCTGGGAACACGGGTCCTATTGATG GTGGGCAGTCTTCACCATCTCGTCCTTCTGGCCAAATTCCTGCATCTGCCGCTGCGTCCTGCCCCCCGGACCGCAG GGCGCTCCTGATCACTGAAGCTGCAGCCAAACAAGCGTTTCGGGATTATGGTGACAGCAAATTTTGGTATGGAAGCGCGCCGGCCAAAGAGATGACGATCGAGGGGCTGCAGCCATTAAACACTTATAGG TTTTCTTTGGAGACTTTTACAGATTCGCGGACCTGCGAATGGGTGACGGAACTATATACAG GTCAGCACGTGGATTCTACAAATGTTAGGTTCGTCCAGCCCTGGGAGGTCACGGTCGCTGTACCCGACATGTTCAAGGACAGGACTCAGAAGATGAAGGTTCCTAATACGTCCTCGGTGAAG GTTtgtgcacaatgcaaagggatgGGAAAGAACATGTGCCTGAGGTGTCACGGGACCGGCCGG ATCCAGTGCATGTGGTGTAACGGGACCGGGAGACGGATGCAGATGGAGATGTGTCAGCAGTGCTACGGGAGCGGGACCGAGAG gaaGAATAATAAATATGAATACATATCGGATCATAACTCAGAATTCTCCTCGGATCACTTCAGCGCTGTTCACGGAGAGAGGATCTTTACAGACGAACAGTTGTCG GTATCTCCACTGGCACATTTCCCAGACTCCTCCATTATTTGGGCTTCCCAGAATGCTTTGGAGCAGCACCGCACCCAGTTCTCCTCCACATGTCATGTTCTCAGACAG CGGCAGAGCATTGAATTACTTCCTCTCACCAAAGTGCAATACACCTGGAAAGGGAATCCATTAAACTACTTTGTGTATGGAAAGGAAAACAAGGTTTATGTCCAGAATTACCCCCAGAAGTGCTGCTGCGCGGTCATGTGA
- the LOC122943765 gene encoding protein SSUH2 homolog isoform X2, whose translation MDFSHTCVTLGFSSVDNSFPLFVTRLMDWTDLRVVSDSPDPVRMAVTPSRTMSDFVEVDLSTPKSSPKVALVPPSKGTAVGLASLRAPQGSTVPASPLASLNTGAEQLHPRNPNGSSEEAPPSNPPPGMDASPGASGPTTVRSQCRPPVDVQVGVPQDFSQSPGNTGPIDGGQSSPSRPSGQIPASAAASCPPDRRALLITEAAAKQAFRDYGDSKFWYGSAPAKEMTIEGLQPLNTYRFSLETFTDSRTCEWVTELYTGQHVDSTNVRFVQPWEVTVAVPDMFKDRTQKMKVPNTSSVKIQCMWCNGTGRRMQMEMCQQCYGSGTESCRMCNVTNIQNCVTCAGRGQVLTYLQLTVTWKNNKYEYISDHNSEFSSDHFSAVHGERIFTDEQLSVSPLAHFPDSSIIWASQNALEQHRTQFSSTCHVLRQRQSIELLPLTKVQYTWKGNPLNYFVYGKENKVYVQNYPQKCCCAVM comes from the exons atggatTTTTCCCATACATGTGTGACATTGGGTTTCAGTTCAGTAGATAATAGTTTTCCTTTATTTGTCACCAGATTAATGGATTGGACAGACCTCCGTGTCGTCTCCGATTCCCCAG ACCCGGTAAGAATGGCTGTGACTCCATCTCGCACCATGTCGGATTTCGTTGAGGTTGATTTGAGCACTCCTAAATCCTCCCCAAAGGTAGCGCTGGTTCCCCCATCCAAGGGCACAGCAGTGGGTTTGGCATCTCTCCGTGCCCCCCAGGGCAGCACTGTACCCGCCTCGCCTCTCGCATCACTAAACACAGGCGCAGAGCAGCTTCATCCTCGCAACCCAAATGGAAGCTCAGAGGAGGCGCCGCCGTCCAACCCTCCACCTGGTATGGATGCCAGTCCAGGGGCATCAGGTCCAACCACTGTGAGGTCCCAGTGTCGCCCTCCAGTGGACGTTCAAGTAGGGGTTCCCCAGGACTTTAGCCAATCTCCTGGGAACACGGGTCCTATTGATG GTGGGCAGTCTTCACCATCTCGTCCTTCTGGCCAAATTCCTGCATCTGCCGCTGCGTCCTGCCCCCCGGACCGCAG GGCGCTCCTGATCACTGAAGCTGCAGCCAAACAAGCGTTTCGGGATTATGGTGACAGCAAATTTTGGTATGGAAGCGCGCCGGCCAAAGAGATGACGATCGAGGGGCTGCAGCCATTAAACACTTATAGG TTTTCTTTGGAGACTTTTACAGATTCGCGGACCTGCGAATGGGTGACGGAACTATATACAG GTCAGCACGTGGATTCTACAAATGTTAGGTTCGTCCAGCCCTGGGAGGTCACGGTCGCTGTACCCGACATGTTCAAGGACAGGACTCAGAAGATGAAGGTTCCTAATACGTCCTCGGTGAAG ATCCAGTGCATGTGGTGTAACGGGACCGGGAGACGGATGCAGATGGAGATGTGTCAGCAGTGCTACGGGAGCGGGACCGAGAG CTGTAGGATGTGTAACGTCACCAACATTCAGAACTGCGTCACCTGCGCCGGGAGGGGACAAGTCCTGACCTACctgcagctgaccgtcacctg gaaGAATAATAAATATGAATACATATCGGATCATAACTCAGAATTCTCCTCGGATCACTTCAGCGCTGTTCACGGAGAGAGGATCTTTACAGACGAACAGTTGTCG GTATCTCCACTGGCACATTTCCCAGACTCCTCCATTATTTGGGCTTCCCAGAATGCTTTGGAGCAGCACCGCACCCAGTTCTCCTCCACATGTCATGTTCTCAGACAG CGGCAGAGCATTGAATTACTTCCTCTCACCAAAGTGCAATACACCTGGAAAGGGAATCCATTAAACTACTTTGTGTATGGAAAGGAAAACAAGGTTTATGTCCAGAATTACCCCCAGAAGTGCTGCTGCGCGGTCATGTGA
- the LOC122943765 gene encoding protein SSUH2 homolog isoform X1, giving the protein MDFSHTCVTLGFSSVDNSFPLFVTRLMDWTDLRVVSDSPDPVRMAVTPSRTMSDFVEVDLSTPKSSPKVALVPPSKGTAVGLASLRAPQGSTVPASPLASLNTGAEQLHPRNPNGSSEEAPPSNPPPGMDASPGASGPTTVRSQCRPPVDVQVGVPQDFSQSPGNTGPIDGGQSSPSRPSGQIPASAAASCPPDRRALLITEAAAKQAFRDYGDSKFWYGSAPAKEMTIEGLQPLNTYRFSLETFTDSRTCEWVTELYTGQHVDSTNVRFVQPWEVTVAVPDMFKDRTQKMKVPNTSSVKVCAQCKGMGKNMCLRCHGTGRIQCMWCNGTGRRMQMEMCQQCYGSGTESCRMCNVTNIQNCVTCAGRGQVLTYLQLTVTWKNNKYEYISDHNSEFSSDHFSAVHGERIFTDEQLSVSPLAHFPDSSIIWASQNALEQHRTQFSSTCHVLRQRQSIELLPLTKVQYTWKGNPLNYFVYGKENKVYVQNYPQKCCCAVM; this is encoded by the exons atggatTTTTCCCATACATGTGTGACATTGGGTTTCAGTTCAGTAGATAATAGTTTTCCTTTATTTGTCACCAGATTAATGGATTGGACAGACCTCCGTGTCGTCTCCGATTCCCCAG ACCCGGTAAGAATGGCTGTGACTCCATCTCGCACCATGTCGGATTTCGTTGAGGTTGATTTGAGCACTCCTAAATCCTCCCCAAAGGTAGCGCTGGTTCCCCCATCCAAGGGCACAGCAGTGGGTTTGGCATCTCTCCGTGCCCCCCAGGGCAGCACTGTACCCGCCTCGCCTCTCGCATCACTAAACACAGGCGCAGAGCAGCTTCATCCTCGCAACCCAAATGGAAGCTCAGAGGAGGCGCCGCCGTCCAACCCTCCACCTGGTATGGATGCCAGTCCAGGGGCATCAGGTCCAACCACTGTGAGGTCCCAGTGTCGCCCTCCAGTGGACGTTCAAGTAGGGGTTCCCCAGGACTTTAGCCAATCTCCTGGGAACACGGGTCCTATTGATG GTGGGCAGTCTTCACCATCTCGTCCTTCTGGCCAAATTCCTGCATCTGCCGCTGCGTCCTGCCCCCCGGACCGCAG GGCGCTCCTGATCACTGAAGCTGCAGCCAAACAAGCGTTTCGGGATTATGGTGACAGCAAATTTTGGTATGGAAGCGCGCCGGCCAAAGAGATGACGATCGAGGGGCTGCAGCCATTAAACACTTATAGG TTTTCTTTGGAGACTTTTACAGATTCGCGGACCTGCGAATGGGTGACGGAACTATATACAG GTCAGCACGTGGATTCTACAAATGTTAGGTTCGTCCAGCCCTGGGAGGTCACGGTCGCTGTACCCGACATGTTCAAGGACAGGACTCAGAAGATGAAGGTTCCTAATACGTCCTCGGTGAAG GTTtgtgcacaatgcaaagggatgGGAAAGAACATGTGCCTGAGGTGTCACGGGACCGGCCGG ATCCAGTGCATGTGGTGTAACGGGACCGGGAGACGGATGCAGATGGAGATGTGTCAGCAGTGCTACGGGAGCGGGACCGAGAG CTGTAGGATGTGTAACGTCACCAACATTCAGAACTGCGTCACCTGCGCCGGGAGGGGACAAGTCCTGACCTACctgcagctgaccgtcacctg gaaGAATAATAAATATGAATACATATCGGATCATAACTCAGAATTCTCCTCGGATCACTTCAGCGCTGTTCACGGAGAGAGGATCTTTACAGACGAACAGTTGTCG GTATCTCCACTGGCACATTTCCCAGACTCCTCCATTATTTGGGCTTCCCAGAATGCTTTGGAGCAGCACCGCACCCAGTTCTCCTCCACATGTCATGTTCTCAGACAG CGGCAGAGCATTGAATTACTTCCTCTCACCAAAGTGCAATACACCTGGAAAGGGAATCCATTAAACTACTTTGTGTATGGAAAGGAAAACAAGGTTTATGTCCAGAATTACCCCCAGAAGTGCTGCTGCGCGGTCATGTGA